Proteins from a genomic interval of Spea bombifrons isolate aSpeBom1 chromosome 4, aSpeBom1.2.pri, whole genome shotgun sequence:
- the ERLIN2 gene encoding erlin-2 — protein sequence MSQVGALAAVGFAITAASLFSAIHKIEEGHVGVYYRGGALLTSTSGPGFHLMLPFITSFKSVQSTLQTDEVKNVPCGTSGGVMIYFDRIEVVNFLVPGAVYDIVKNFTADYDKALIFNKIHHELNQFCSVHTLQEVYIELFDQIDENLKLALQQDLNTMAPGLIIQAVRVTKPNIPETIRRNYELMESEKTKLLIAAQKQKVVEKEAETERKKAVIEAEKVAQVAEIKFGQKVMEKETEKRISEIEDSAFLAREKAKADAEFYTAQRLAEANKLKLTPQYLQLMKFQAIAANSKIYFGKDIPEMFMDYSGTSHPPPMVSEDPFKLKRAEQPDPQGVGAEQLAV from the exons ATGTCACAGGTTGGAGCTTTGGCGGCCGTTGGGTTTGCAATTACGGCCGCCTCCCTGTTTTCAGCCATACATAAAATAGAAGAGGGTCATGTTGGAGTGTATTACAG GGGTGGAGCGTTGCTTACTTCTACAAGTGGGCCGGGATTCCATCTAATGCTCCCATTCATAACCTCTTTCAAATCAGTGCAG AGTACTTTGCAGACAGACGAGGTGAAGAATGTTCCATGCGGTACAAG TGGTGGTGTCATGATCTACTTTGACCGAATTGAGGTGGTAAATTTCTTAGTCCCTGGTGCTG TGTATGATATAGTGAAAAACTTCACTGCTGACTATGATAAAGCGTTGATCTTCAACAAAATTCACCATGAGCTGAACCAGTTTTGCAGTGTCCACACATTACAGGAAGTCTACATAGAGCTGTTTG ATCAGATAGATGAGAACCTCAAGCTGGCCCTGCAGCAAGATCTCAATACAATGGCGCCTGGACTCATCATTCAG GCTGTAAGAGTCACAAAGCCCAACATCCCTGAAACCATTCGCAGGAACTACGAGCTAAT GGAAAGTGAGAAGACCAAGCTGCTGATTGCTGCACAAAAGCAGAAGGTGGTGGAGAAAGAAGCAGAGACCGAGAGAAAAAAGGCTGTTATTG AGGCAGAAAAGGTCGCCCAAGTTGCCGAGATTAAATTTGGGCAGAAAGTGATGGAAAAGGAAACTGAAAAGAGGATTTCAGAAATTGAAG ACTCTGCTTTCCTCGCTCGTGAGAAAGCAAAAGCTGATGCAGAGTTTTACACAGCGCAGAGACTGGCAGAGGCCAATAAG CTAAAATTAACACCCCAATACCTGCAACTCATGAAGTTCCAAGCCATTGCTGCCAACAGTAAGATCTATTTTGGTAAAGACATTCCAGAAATGTTTATGGACTACTCGGGGACATCTCATCCTCCGCCGATGGTGTCAGAAGACCCTTTCAAACTTAAAAGAGCAGAGCAGCCGGATCCTCAAGGAGTCGGAGCAGAGCAGCTGGCTGTTTGA